The following proteins are co-located in the Neisseria sp. Marseille-Q6792 genome:
- the ccoP gene encoding cytochrome-c oxidase, cbb3-type subunit III: protein MNTTSQFTSNFWNIYIAVIVLLSFIALAWLLLSQNVVKRPKKGEEVQTTGHEWDGIAEYDNPLPRWWFWLYVLTWLFGIGYLVMYPGVGDYKGLLKWTSHNQYEKEVKKADEQYGKLYAKFADMPIEKVAKDPQAKQIAQNLFNTYCIQCHGSDAKGSKGFPNLTDSDWLWGGDPDKIHETIEKGRVATMPAWGPALGEEGVKDVAHYVMSLSKPKGQYDEERAARGQALFSGPPANCFTCHGDKGQGIQGLGPNLTDDVWLWGGTQKSIIETITNGRSSQMPAWGHFLDKDKLHIMTAYVWGLSNKDGKAPVKKAEPAPTPAPAAEPAASAPAEAAQAASEAKPAAAEPKAEEKAAPAAKVDGKQVYETVCAACHGNAIPGIPHVGTKADWADRIKKGKDTLHKHAIEGFNTMPAKGGRGDLSDDEVKAAVDYMVNQSGGKF from the coding sequence ATGAACACAACATCCCAATTTACCAGTAACTTCTGGAATATATATATTGCAGTTATTGTCTTACTGAGCTTTATCGCTTTGGCTTGGCTGCTGCTGTCTCAAAATGTTGTCAAACGCCCGAAGAAGGGCGAAGAAGTACAAACTACAGGCCATGAGTGGGACGGTATTGCCGAATACGACAACCCGCTGCCGCGCTGGTGGTTTTGGCTGTATGTTTTGACATGGCTGTTCGGTATCGGTTATCTGGTTATGTATCCGGGTGTCGGCGACTACAAAGGCCTGCTGAAATGGACCAGCCACAACCAATATGAAAAAGAGGTCAAAAAAGCCGATGAGCAATACGGCAAACTGTATGCCAAGTTTGCGGATATGCCGATTGAAAAAGTGGCAAAAGACCCACAGGCCAAGCAAATCGCCCAAAACCTGTTCAATACCTACTGTATCCAGTGCCACGGCTCTGATGCCAAAGGTTCTAAAGGTTTTCCGAATCTGACCGACAGCGATTGGTTGTGGGGAGGTGATCCCGATAAAATCCACGAGACCATTGAAAAAGGCCGTGTTGCTACCATGCCTGCATGGGGTCCTGCTTTAGGTGAGGAAGGCGTAAAAGACGTTGCGCATTATGTGATGTCTCTTTCAAAACCCAAAGGCCAGTATGATGAGGAACGTGCTGCACGCGGACAAGCCTTATTCAGCGGTCCGCCTGCCAACTGTTTCACTTGCCACGGCGATAAGGGACAAGGTATCCAAGGTTTGGGTCCGAACCTGACTGATGACGTGTGGTTGTGGGGCGGTACGCAAAAATCCATTATTGAAACCATTACCAACGGCCGTAGCAGCCAAATGCCCGCGTGGGGACATTTCTTGGATAAAGACAAACTGCATATTATGACTGCTTATGTATGGGGTCTTTCCAATAAAGACGGTAAAGCTCCGGTGAAAAAAGCCGAGCCTGCACCGACTCCCGCACCGGCAGCAGAACCCGCAGCATCTGCTCCTGCAGAAGCAGCACAAGCCGCTTCTGAAGCTAAACCTGCCGCAGCAGAACCTAAAGCCGAGGAAAAAGCCGCACCTGCTGCCAAAGTAGACGGCAAACAGGTTTATGAAACCGTTTGTGCCGCCTGCCATGGCAATGCGATTCCGGGTATTCCCCATGTCGGCACCAAAGCCGATTGGGCCGACCGCATCAAAAAAGGTAAGGACACATTGCACAAACACGCAATCGAAGGTTTCAATACGATGCCCGCAAAAGGCGGTCGCGGCGATTTGAGCGATGATGAGGTTAAAGCTGCGGTTGACTATATGGTCAACCAGTCAGGCGGCAAATTCTAA
- a CDS encoding CcoQ/FixQ family Cbb3-type cytochrome c oxidase assembly chaperone: MDINGIRALFTVWIFICFLLVLYIVFNRRNKKNYDDAANSIFDENQDAQDKKSENR, encoded by the coding sequence ATGGATATTAACGGTATTCGCGCTCTTTTCACGGTATGGATCTTTATCTGCTTCCTGTTGGTACTCTATATCGTCTTCAACAGGCGGAATAAGAAAAATTACGATGATGCCGCAAACAGCATTTTTGATGAAAACCAAGATGCGCAAGATAAGAAAAGCGAAAACCGTTAA
- a CDS encoding MotA/TolQ/ExbB proton channel family protein, translated as MDLKLVFESGDVVLIGVFVLMLLMSIVTWCLIVLRSIKLYQARKGNTVVKQHMSNTLSLNDALEKVRAVDAPLSKLVQEALQSYRNYRQNEASKLAQALPLNEYLVIQIRNSMAQIMRRFDYGMTALASIGATAPFIGLFGTVWGIYHALINIGQSGQMSIAAVAGPIGEALVSTAAGLFVAIPAVLAYNFLNRGAKTLTQDLDAMAHDLHVRLLNQKD; from the coding sequence ATGGATTTGAAATTAGTGTTTGAATCAGGCGATGTCGTCCTGATCGGTGTGTTTGTGTTGATGTTGCTGATGAGTATCGTAACATGGTGTCTGATTGTCTTACGCAGCATTAAGCTGTATCAGGCTCGCAAAGGCAATACGGTTGTTAAGCAGCATATGAGCAATACTTTGTCTTTGAACGATGCGCTTGAAAAAGTGCGTGCCGTTGACGCTCCCCTGTCCAAACTGGTGCAAGAGGCATTGCAGTCGTACCGCAACTACCGTCAAAATGAAGCTTCCAAATTGGCTCAGGCGCTGCCGTTGAACGAGTATTTGGTCATTCAAATTCGCAACAGTATGGCCCAGATTATGCGTCGCTTTGATTATGGTATGACCGCGCTTGCCTCCATCGGTGCGACCGCACCGTTTATCGGCCTGTTTGGTACGGTTTGGGGGATTTACCATGCCCTGATCAATATCGGACAAAGCGGACAGATGAGTATTGCGGCGGTTGCCGGTCCGATCGGCGAGGCATTGGTTTCTACTGCGGCGGGTCTGTTTGTGGCGATTCCTGCTGTGTTGGCGTACAACTTCCTCAATCGCGGTGCGAAGACGCTGACTCAGGATTTGGATGCGATGGCGCATGATTTGCATGTCCGCCTGTTGAACCAAAAGGATTAA
- a CDS encoding TIGR01244 family sulfur transferase, which translates to MAILKLDEHLYISPQLTKADAEQISLLGIKTVVCNRPDREEESQPDFAQIKQWLEQAGVTGFHHQPVTARDIQKHDVETFRQLIGQAEYPVLAYCRTGTRCSLLWGFRRAAEGMPVDEIIRRVEAAGVNLENFRSRLGDAAVKP; encoded by the coding sequence ATGGCGATTCTAAAACTTGACGAACATCTCTACATCTCCCCACAACTGACTAAAGCCGATGCGGAACAAATCTCGCTACTGGGTATCAAAACCGTCGTCTGCAACCGCCCCGACCGCGAAGAAGAATCGCAGCCCGACTTCGCCCAAATCAAACAGTGGTTGGAACAAGCAGGCGTTACCGGATTCCATCACCAACCCGTTACCGCACGCGACATCCAAAAACACGATGTCGAAACCTTCCGACAACTCATCGGACAAGCCGAATATCCCGTCCTTGCCTATTGCCGAACCGGTACGCGCTGCTCCCTCCTGTGGGGCTTCCGCCGGGCGGCAGAAGGTATGCCGGTTGACGAAATCATCCGCCGCGTAGAAGCGGCAGGCGTAAATTTGGAAAACTTCCGCAGCCGTTTGGGAGACGCAGCGGTCAAACCATAA
- the ccoO gene encoding cytochrome-c oxidase, cbb3-type subunit II, producing the protein MKLQQLAEEKIGILIVFILLVVSVGLLIEVVPLAFTKAATQPAPGVKPYNALQVAGRDIYIREGCYNCHSQMIRPFRAETERYGHYSVAGESVYDHPFQWGSKRTGPDLARVGGRYSDEWHRIHLLNPRDVVPESNMPAFPWLARNKVDVDATVANMKALRKVGTPYSDEEIAKAPEALANKSELDAVVAYLQGLGLALKNVR; encoded by the coding sequence ATGAAATTACAACAATTGGCCGAAGAAAAAATCGGCATCCTGATTGTGTTTATCCTGCTTGTAGTCAGTGTCGGTCTGTTGATTGAAGTTGTGCCCTTAGCCTTTACTAAGGCGGCAACACAGCCGGCACCGGGCGTGAAGCCTTACAATGCCCTGCAGGTTGCCGGACGCGATATTTACATCCGTGAGGGCTGTTACAACTGCCACTCTCAAATGATTCGTCCGTTCCGTGCGGAAACCGAGCGTTACGGTCATTACTCTGTTGCCGGGGAATCGGTTTACGACCATCCGTTCCAATGGGGTTCCAAACGTACCGGTCCTGATTTGGCACGTGTGGGCGGCCGCTATTCCGACGAATGGCACCGTATCCACCTGCTGAATCCCCGTGATGTCGTGCCTGAGTCCAATATGCCGGCATTCCCATGGCTTGCACGCAATAAAGTCGATGTCGATGCAACTGTTGCCAACATGAAGGCTTTGCGTAAAGTAGGTACTCCTTACAGTGATGAGGAAATTGCGAAAGCACCTGAGGCTTTGGCAAACAAATCCGAGCTGGATGCTGTAGTCGCCTATCTGCAAGGATTGGGTCTGGCTTTGAAAAACGTAAGGTAA
- the ccoN gene encoding cytochrome-c oxidase, cbb3-type subunit I codes for MDTQTYNYKVVRQFAIMTVVWGIVGMLVGVIVAAQLFAPALDLSDIGPWFHFGRLRPLHTNAVIFAFGGCGLIGTSYYVVQRTCNTRLFGGWLPAFTFWGWQAVIVAAAVSFPMGWTQGKEYAELEWPIDILITLVWVAYAIVFFGTIAKRKIKHIYVANWFYGGFILAVALLHIVNNISIPAGLMKSYPVYSGAIDAMVQWWYGHNAVGFFLTAGFLGMMYYFVPKQAGRPVYSYRLSVVHFWALIFTYMWAGPHHLHYTALPDWTQSLGMVLSLILFAPSWGGMINGIMTLSGAWDKLRTDPILKFLIVSLSFYGMSTFEGPMMSIKTVNALSHYTDWTVAHVHAGALGWVGFVTIGSVYYMIPRLFGKEQMHSTKLVEAHFWIATIGVVLYIAAMWIAGVMQGLMWGSLNDDGTLTYSFVESVKRTMPYYMIRFAGGLLYLSGMCIMAYNVYRTAISGKAVDAEIPAVPQTQHH; via the coding sequence ATGGACACACAAACTTACAACTACAAAGTGGTGCGCCAGTTCGCTATCATGACTGTAGTTTGGGGTATCGTGGGTATGTTGGTCGGCGTTATCGTAGCTGCCCAACTGTTTGCTCCCGCCCTTGATTTATCGGACATCGGTCCTTGGTTTCACTTCGGTCGTCTGCGTCCGCTGCACACCAATGCGGTTATTTTCGCATTCGGAGGCTGCGGCCTGATCGGCACATCATACTACGTTGTCCAACGTACTTGTAATACCCGCCTGTTTGGCGGCTGGCTGCCGGCATTTACCTTTTGGGGCTGGCAGGCGGTAATCGTTGCCGCTGCTGTCAGCTTCCCTATGGGTTGGACTCAAGGTAAAGAATATGCCGAGCTCGAATGGCCGATCGACATTCTGATTACTTTGGTTTGGGTTGCATACGCCATCGTATTCTTCGGTACGATTGCCAAACGTAAAATCAAACATATCTATGTTGCCAACTGGTTCTATGGCGGCTTTATTTTGGCGGTCGCACTTTTGCACATCGTTAATAACATCAGCATCCCGGCAGGTTTGATGAAGTCGTATCCCGTCTATTCCGGTGCGATTGATGCTATGGTTCAATGGTGGTACGGGCATAACGCCGTGGGCTTCTTCCTGACTGCCGGCTTCTTGGGTATGATGTACTATTTCGTACCCAAACAAGCAGGTCGCCCTGTTTATTCCTACCGCTTGTCTGTCGTTCACTTCTGGGCGTTGATTTTCACCTATATGTGGGCGGGTCCGCACCATCTTCACTACACTGCGCTGCCTGACTGGACGCAATCTTTGGGTATGGTTCTGTCCTTGATTCTGTTCGCACCCTCTTGGGGCGGTATGATTAACGGCATTATGACCTTGTCCGGCGCGTGGGACAAACTGCGTACTGACCCAATTCTGAAATTCCTGATTGTTTCCCTGTCCTTCTACGGTATGTCTACCTTTGAAGGTCCGATGATGTCGATTAAAACGGTCAACGCATTGAGCCACTATACGGACTGGACTGTCGCGCACGTTCATGCAGGTGCATTGGGTTGGGTAGGTTTTGTAACTATCGGTTCTGTTTATTACATGATTCCTCGCCTCTTCGGTAAAGAACAGATGCACAGCACCAAACTGGTAGAAGCACATTTCTGGATTGCCACCATCGGTGTGGTACTGTATATCGCTGCTATGTGGATTGCCGGTGTAATGCAGGGTTTGATGTGGGGTTCTTTGAACGATGATGGTACTTTGACTTATTCGTTTGTTGAATCCGTAAAACGTACCATGCCTTATTACATGATTCGTTTTGCAGGTGGTTTATTGTATCTGAGTGGTATGTGCATTATGGCGTACAACGTGTACCGCACAGCCATCAGTGGTAAAGCAGTCGATGCTGAAATCCCTGCGGTTCCCCAAACACAGCACCACTAA
- a CDS encoding GrxB family glutaredoxin, which produces MKLYIYDHCPFCVRARMAAGLFGADVEEAVLANDDEATPIGMIGAKQVPILERENGSFMGESLDIVRHFDREGRLKDEVRPEIQAWLDKVGSYNNKLVQPRTVKIGLPEFATAEAVKYFTDKKEKNIGSFSANLNKTAQYLDRIHEDLNDLDGLIHEVSDGINGEIGMEDILVFPILRNLTVVRGIEWPQKVIGYLMTMSEKSGVPLYFDRAL; this is translated from the coding sequence ATGAAACTGTATATTTACGACCATTGCCCGTTTTGCGTGCGTGCGCGGATGGCTGCCGGGCTGTTTGGCGCGGACGTTGAAGAAGCCGTGCTGGCAAACGACGACGAGGCAACGCCGATCGGTATGATCGGTGCGAAACAAGTGCCCATCCTGGAAAGAGAGAACGGTTCGTTTATGGGCGAGAGTTTGGACATTGTGCGCCATTTCGACCGAGAAGGCCGTCTGAAAGACGAAGTCCGCCCCGAGATACAGGCATGGCTGGACAAAGTCGGCAGTTACAACAATAAACTGGTTCAGCCGCGTACTGTTAAAATCGGTCTGCCCGAGTTCGCTACTGCCGAAGCAGTTAAATATTTTACAGACAAAAAAGAGAAAAACATCGGAAGCTTTTCTGCCAACCTGAATAAAACCGCCCAATATCTTGACCGCATCCATGAAGATCTGAACGATTTGGACGGTCTGATACATGAAGTTTCAGACGGCATAAACGGAGAAATCGGCATGGAGGATATTTTGGTTTTTCCTATTTTGCGCAACCTGACCGTAGTGCGGGGAATCGAATGGCCTCAAAAGGTGATAGGTTATCTGATGACGATGAGTGAAAAATCAGGCGTGCCGCTTTATTTTGACAGGGCATTGTAA
- a CDS encoding site-2 protease family protein has product MFRNFDLGVFLLAVLPVLLAITVREVVRGYTARYWGDNTAEQYGRLTLNPLPHIDLVGTVIFPLITLMFTPFLFGWARPIPIDSRNFRNPRLAWRYVAASGPLSNLAMAFLWGLIWVLAPFIGDAYQMPLAKMANYGILINAILFALNIIPILPWDGGIFIDTFLPTKYSQAFRKIEPYGTWIILLLMLTGGLGMFVTPVVQLVMILVQSLIGWFI; this is encoded by the coding sequence ATGTTTCGGAATTTTGACTTGGGCGTATTCTTGCTTGCTGTCCTGCCCGTACTGCTTGCCATTACCGTCAGGGAGGTGGTACGCGGCTATACGGCGCGCTACTGGGGAGACAACACTGCCGAACAATACGGCAGGCTGACACTGAACCCCCTACCCCATATCGATTTGGTCGGCACGGTAATCTTTCCGCTGATTACGTTGATGTTCACACCGTTTCTATTTGGTTGGGCACGTCCTATCCCTATCGATTCGCGCAACTTCCGCAACCCTCGCCTTGCCTGGCGTTATGTTGCCGCATCCGGTCCGCTGTCGAATCTGGCAATGGCGTTTTTGTGGGGGCTGATTTGGGTATTGGCCCCATTCATCGGCGACGCATACCAAATGCCGCTGGCAAAAATGGCAAATTACGGCATCCTGATTAACGCCATTCTGTTCGCGCTCAACATCATCCCCATCCTGCCTTGGGACGGCGGCATTTTCATCGACACCTTTCTGCCGACGAAATATTCGCAAGCGTTCCGCAAAATCGAACCCTATGGGACGTGGATTATCCTGCTACTGATGCTGACCGGGGGTTTGGGTATGTTTGTCACCCCTGTCGTACAGCTGGTTATGATACTGGTTCAATCCCTCATCGGATGGTTTATTTGA
- a CDS encoding energy transducer TonB, translating to MDKERILTPAVVFSVALLHLGMVALLWQAHKLPVIESGNVIEFVDLGDFGGGDGAPEGAGAPAAPEPQPEPEQPKPVEPPKPVLKPVVTKKADADIQQPKEKPKPEEKPKPEPKPEVKPTPKPVEKTVEKPSEKPAEYPGNTSAKAGSEHGGGEGKGTGTKGDGTGRGEGSGKGSGGAKGEHGEGTGGSGGGTGAGSSKGNPLRANGSIPRPPYPTLSMENDEQGTVVLSVMVSPGGHVESVKVVKSSGFSRLDNAARKAAQNGHFQANAWTEFKVPVKFELN from the coding sequence ATGGATAAAGAACGAATTTTAACCCCCGCAGTCGTGTTTTCCGTCGCACTGCTGCATTTGGGAATGGTGGCATTGCTCTGGCAGGCGCACAAGCTGCCCGTGATAGAGTCAGGCAATGTTATTGAATTTGTCGATTTGGGCGACTTTGGCGGAGGGGACGGCGCACCCGAAGGCGCAGGCGCGCCTGCCGCGCCCGAACCGCAACCCGAGCCTGAGCAGCCCAAACCTGTCGAGCCGCCCAAACCGGTTTTGAAGCCGGTGGTTACAAAAAAGGCGGATGCAGATATTCAGCAGCCCAAGGAAAAGCCGAAACCCGAAGAAAAACCGAAACCAGAGCCTAAGCCGGAAGTGAAGCCGACTCCCAAACCGGTTGAGAAAACGGTAGAGAAGCCGTCTGAAAAACCTGCCGAATATCCCGGCAATACTTCCGCCAAAGCCGGCAGCGAGCACGGCGGGGGAGAAGGTAAGGGAACCGGTACCAAAGGTGACGGAACGGGGCGCGGAGAAGGCAGCGGTAAAGGCAGCGGCGGAGCCAAAGGCGAGCATGGGGAAGGAACCGGCGGCAGCGGCGGCGGAACAGGTGCCGGCAGCAGTAAAGGCAATCCCCTGCGTGCCAACGGCAGTATTCCGCGACCGCCTTATCCTACGCTTTCTATGGAAAACGATGAACAGGGTACGGTTGTCCTGAGTGTGATGGTATCTCCGGGCGGTCATGTCGAGTCCGTCAAAGTGGTGAAAAGCAGCGGTTTTTCCCGTTTGGATAATGCAGCACGCAAGGCGGCGCAAAACGGGCATTTTCAAGCCAATGCTTGGACGGAGTTTAAAGTTCCCGTTAAATTTGAATTGAATTAG
- a CDS encoding M61 family metallopeptidase, which translates to MINYKITPSPLDHEWHILLTFTQDDDFPIEISLPNWTPGSYLIRDFSRHITSIDASCNGVPVRLDQIAKNRWHAASIRGEWQICYTVYAFDLSVRGSFLSTERGFFDGSCLFLKVEGTETLPHRLELTGIPPEWRIATTLPETGRFVFQTASYAELIDRPVEMGLIEFLNFEAAGIPHTIALSGIYPDFDHNRLISDLKRICETELTMFSSPAPFQKYLFLLHVGDHIYGGLEHADSTALLADRHSLPPYGMTDADDAYTTLLGLFSHEYFHAWNVKSIKPAAFAPYDLDKENYTEQLWAFEGITSYYDDLFLARSRTISPESYLNLLAQGITRVQQTRGRLRQTLTESSFTAWNKFYKPDENSPNAIVSYYQKGALAALCLDLLIRNKSGGRHSLDTVMDKLYREWRDTHSGIPEKHWQIRCQEITGLDLEDFFQKALYSTEDLPLAECLATAGVGLTFLPLPRQHGGGYAEHICPVPPTGDFGARFKQNADHIVLTHVFNGGSAESAALCPQDKIIALDGYACTDFAAQWARYHVNARINIHFFRAGILRQTVLTVQAAAADTAILHITDRNLLENWLFG; encoded by the coding sequence ATGATTAATTATAAAATCACCCCCTCCCCTCTAGACCATGAATGGCACATCCTGCTGACATTCACACAAGATGATGATTTTCCAATAGAAATAAGCCTCCCGAACTGGACTCCCGGCAGTTATCTGATTCGGGATTTTTCCCGCCACATTACATCTATCGATGCATCCTGCAACGGTGTGCCCGTCCGACTCGACCAAATTGCAAAAAACCGCTGGCACGCTGCCTCCATACGCGGCGAGTGGCAAATCTGCTACACCGTATATGCATTCGATTTGTCGGTTCGAGGTTCTTTCCTGTCTACGGAACGAGGTTTTTTTGACGGATCGTGCCTGTTTTTGAAAGTCGAAGGAACGGAAACGCTGCCGCACCGCTTGGAATTGACGGGCATTCCACCCGAATGGCGTATTGCCACAACACTGCCGGAAACAGGGAGGTTTGTCTTTCAGACGGCATCTTATGCCGAATTGATTGACCGCCCTGTCGAGATGGGCTTGATTGAATTTTTAAATTTTGAGGCGGCAGGCATTCCGCACACGATTGCCCTAAGCGGCATCTATCCCGACTTCGACCACAACAGGTTGATTTCAGACCTCAAGAGAATCTGCGAAACTGAATTGACAATGTTTTCCTCCCCTGCCCCGTTTCAAAAATATTTGTTCCTGCTCCACGTCGGTGACCATATTTACGGCGGTTTGGAACACGCCGACAGCACTGCCCTACTCGCCGACCGCCACAGCCTTCCGCCGTACGGTATGACCGATGCCGACGATGCCTACACCACATTGCTCGGACTTTTCTCCCACGAATATTTTCACGCGTGGAACGTCAAATCCATCAAACCTGCCGCGTTCGCCCCTTATGACCTCGACAAAGAAAACTATACCGAACAACTATGGGCATTCGAAGGCATTACATCCTATTACGACGATTTGTTTTTGGCACGCAGCCGCACCATCTCGCCCGAATCTTATTTAAACCTGCTGGCACAAGGTATTACGCGCGTACAACAAACCCGCGGCCGTTTGAGGCAGACCTTGACGGAATCGAGTTTTACCGCGTGGAACAAATTCTACAAACCGGATGAAAACAGCCCCAACGCCATCGTCAGCTACTACCAAAAAGGCGCGCTTGCCGCATTGTGCCTTGATTTGCTGATACGGAACAAAAGCGGCGGCAGACATTCTCTCGATACGGTAATGGACAAACTCTATCGGGAGTGGAGGGACACACACTCGGGTATTCCGGAAAAACACTGGCAAATCCGCTGTCAGGAAATAACCGGCTTGGATTTGGAAGATTTTTTCCAAAAAGCGTTATACAGTACCGAAGATTTGCCGCTTGCCGAATGCCTGGCAACCGCAGGCGTGGGACTGACCTTCCTACCACTTCCCCGACAACACGGCGGCGGATACGCGGAACACATCTGCCCCGTCCCACCGACAGGCGATTTCGGCGCACGTTTCAAACAAAACGCCGACCACATCGTCCTGACCCATGTCTTCAACGGCGGCAGCGCGGAATCTGCGGCACTGTGCCCGCAAGACAAAATCATTGCTTTAGACGGTTATGCCTGCACCGACTTTGCCGCACAATGGGCCCGATACCACGTCAATGCAAGAATCAATATCCACTTCTTCCGTGCAGGCATATTGCGTCAAACCGTCTTGACGGTTCAGGCAGCGGCGGCGGATACTGCCATCCTACATATCACAGACCGGAACCTGTTGGAAAACTGGTTGTTCGGTTAA
- a CDS encoding biopolymer transporter ExbD: MAFGSMNSGDDSPMSDINVTPLVDVMLVLLIVFMITMPVLTHSIPLELPTASEQANKQDKQPKDPLRLTIDANGGYYVGGDSASKVEIGEVESRLKAAKEQNENVIVAIAADKAVEYDYVNKALEAARQAGITKIGFVTETKAQ; encoded by the coding sequence ATGGCATTCGGTTCGATGAATTCCGGCGATGACTCGCCGATGTCCGACATCAACGTTACGCCGTTGGTGGACGTGATGCTGGTTTTGCTGATTGTATTTATGATTACCATGCCGGTGCTGACGCATTCCATTCCTTTGGAATTGCCGACCGCGTCCGAGCAGGCAAACAAGCAGGATAAACAGCCTAAAGATCCCTTGCGCCTGACGATTGATGCAAACGGTGGTTATTATGTCGGCGGAGATTCTGCAAGCAAAGTGGAAATCGGGGAAGTGGAAAGCCGTCTGAAAGCTGCCAAGGAGCAGAATGAAAACGTGATTGTGGCAATTGCGGCAGACAAGGCGGTGGAATACGATTATGTAAACAAAGCGTTGGAGGCCGCCCGTCAGGCAGGGATTACCAAAATCGGTTTTGTAACCGAAACCAAGGCGCAATAA